In Providencia alcalifaciens, the sequence TCTAGCGATGCATACCCACTGTTTATTGACTCTATGTATGGCGACATGCCAAACAATTGGTCTGAAAGTTTGATGGGGCTGGCGCGTTTACGCTACAGTACTAATGCCCTCACCCGACTGCGTTATTGTTTTCCAAATGGGCAACTGGATATGATCTGCAAAGAGAGCCCAGCTAAAGCCCCTGCACCACTGAAACCATGGTTTTCTCTGCCAAGTCAATTCCCTGAAGATTACGCCATTTTCTTTGGTCATTGGGCATCACTGGAAGGCAAATTTACACCAGAACATGTGTATGCGATGGATACGGGTTGCTGCTGGGGAGGGGATTTAACACTACTTCACTGGGAAACTAAAACATTCCATAGACAGAAATCTCACCAGAAACATCGTAAAGAGTGAGCGTTTTCTCTAGACACCCGTGATAGATAGCAAAATGGCACCTAACAGTGCCATTTTTATTGACTAGACCAATGACGGTTAAACGCGACGGGTCAGAACTTCAATGCAGAAACCGTGGCTATTCGCTTCGTCTGCTTCATGATATTCAGTGAAAATAGAGTCCCATTCATCAGGCTCATAAGCTGGGAAATGTGTATCCCCAATCACTTCGGCATCCACGTGGGTCAAATAGAGTTTATTCGCGATTGGTAGGAATTGTTGGTAAACCTTTCCACCACCAATTACCATAATCTCATCAGCACCTTCAACTGCCTTCGCGGCTTCTAATGCTTCTTCGACTGATTTAACCCAGATAACGCCAGTTTCTGTGCCTGCTTGGCTGCTTAGAACAATGTTGACACGCTGTGGTAAAGGACGACCTAAAGATTCATAAGTCACGCGCCCCATAATCACAGGTTTATTCAATGTTTGACGCTTAAACCACGCTAAATCACCTGGTAAATTCCAAGGCATCGCATTTTCCATGCCGATAACCTGATCGAACGCCATTGCTGCGATTAAGCTAATATTCATCTAACCACCTTAGAAACGAAATATAAAAATTGTGCACACTATACGGAAACAGACATACTTCGTCGACTAAATTTAATCTTCCTTAAATACCACTCAATCCCTTATACTCAAACGACTCAAGTCAATACACTAAACGATGTTAACAACGCTTTTAGTCCCTTATTACTCAGTTTAGTTCAACCTAAAATAAAGAGATTATATTATGTATCAGACCAGTATCATGGTCGCGACGATTGCCGCTCTTGGCATGATCTCACCGGGTCCAGATTTCTTTTTGATTATCAAGAATGCAACACGTTACCAACGTTCCGCAGCCATGATGACCGCCTTCGGTATTATCGTTGCTATCGCCCTCCATATGTCTTACTGCGTGGCAGGACTCGCCGTGTTGATCACCACAACCCCATGGTTATTTAATATTCTCAAGTATGCAGGGGCTGCTTATTTAATCTGGATTGGCTTGAAAAGCCTAATGCCGCAAAAGGCTAAGAGTATTGATTTAATGAACAATCAACATGAACATGTCACGTTCAAACAAGCGTTCATGCAAGGTTTCTTATGTAACGTCTTAAATCCTAAGGCAACTTTATTCTTCTTAGCGATTTTTACTCAAGTGCTTAATGTGGATTCAACATTTTCCGAAAAACTCTGGTTCGCCTTTATTATTTGGGGTCTTGCGGTGATTTACTGGCCAATTTTAGTGTGCTTAATTCAAAGTGCGCCCGTTAGAAAAGGGCTCGCGAAAGTACAAAAATATGTGGATAAAATCCTTGGCGTAGTGCTAGTGGCATTCGGTATACGCGTAGCGTTAAGCTAGTCTTTAAAGTAAAAAAGCCCGCTAATTGCGGGCTTTTCTCAAACTTTCAATTAGTTACTACTATCTTCAGGTGTAATAACCAACTGTCCCGCCGAGCCTAAATCTGCTTTTTCGAGGTTTTGACTATAAAACAGGAATGGGAAATGGTTGTAAGACGGTTGCAGCATCTGCACAAGTAGCTCACAACGCCCATCAATCCAAACGGTGTCTTTCCATCCAAAGTTATCTGGCTGAGCTGGCTGCCCATTACAGTTGATCACTTTGAAGCGAACACCTTCAATGTGGAAAGATTGAGGCTGTTCGCTGCTCACATTCCAACGCTCCCAACTACCTTGACGAGAAGTAATATCCACACGCCCCGTGTCCAATTTCACACCATTGATACCAACAGGGTCATTTAGCTGGATATCACGGTTCGTAATCGAGGAGGTAATTTGTGTGGTATCCAAAGCTAATTGTTTTGGGACATCATCCGTCACCAGTGACATTAATCCCGTCGCTTTGATGGTTAGCACGTTGGTAGAAATTAAGTTATTCGACGGTTCAAACAACCCTTTAACGCGATCCATCAACGAGGCCGACTCCCCTGCTGTAATGGTCAGTTCAGCAGTTTTCGCCATATCAATCAGAACTTCACGACGTTCTCCCGGCGCAAGTGAAAGTTCTTGAACGCTGGCAGGCACCGTGAGCAATCCTTGGTCTGACGCTATCATCACGAAAGGACGCCCATCACTGATTTTCATCACATAGCGTCTGGAGTTAGAAGCGTTTAGTAATCTTAAACGAACCCAACCGCGAGAAACTTCGATATAGGGATCTTGTACTCCGTTAACCACTAATGTATCCCCGAGGAATCCATTCTCATCCGTGTGATATTCAGGTACACCAAAGTTATCTAAACGTTTGTCTTGAATAATAATCGGGAAATCATCTACGCCGTAATGTTTTGGCAAACGTAACTCTTTTGTGGAATCATCATCAATGATCCACATTCCCAGTAAACCATTGTAGATTTGCTCCCCCATCTTGCCTTGGGTATTCGCGTGATACCAAAGCGTTGCCGCATTTTGGCGAATAGGGATCACGGGTGACCAATCTGCGTTTGGCGAAATTTGTCTCGCTGCACCGCCAATTTGTGTGCCGGGGATCTGCAACCCGCTAATCGTCATTGAAACGGCATCAGGTAATCTATTGCTATAGATTAGTTTGAGATCATCTCCATTTTTTACGCGAATAGTGGGTCCTGGGTAAAAACCATTAATCCCTAAAACTTCTGCAGAATATTTACCATCAAAAGACCAATGGATTTTTTGTAATGTTAAAAAGAGTGGCTGTCCCGAACGGGATTCTAGTAAGGGTGGAACAGGGAGTGCGGTCGTTCCTTCTGCACTCGCATAAGTTGATACCTGTAATAAGCACACAGCCAACCCGCTAATCAGCAATGATCGGCAACGACTGAATAACATAGATTCTCCGCTAAATAAAAAACCAGCAAATTATTTTAATAAATCATTATAAATTAGTGATTTATACGAGTATTTTTAGGTATATGCTGGTGATACCACTATTGGGAATTCAATAATTTATCTTGCGACAAATTTGCGAGCCATCATATCGCGAAAGGACACGGAATTCTAAAAATATATGTATCAATAATTGAAATATAATAATATTTGAACGGTAATAATTATGGATGGGATTAAATAATCCGCGGGAATAGCGTAGTAAATGCCTCACCGTGAAAATGTCATAGCCAAAATAACACAGTGGGAAGTTTTGAATGAACTTCCCACTGTCGATACCAATTAACTTAGTAAAATCATTGAACTTAGTAAAATTATTGAGATTAACGTTTATTCAACTCTTCAACTTCTTTATCTAACTCTTTGATTTTATTTTCCATCAAGTCATGACAATATTCCGCCAGCTCACGAACCTGATCTTTAGAGTATTTCGAGGTATCAATCGGCTCTAACATCTCAATGATCACATGACCATTATTCCAACGGTTCAAGCTGATTTTGTTCTGTGTGGTAGATACACACACAGGTACAATTGGCACACCAGCAGCAATCGCAGCATGGAATGCGCCCGTTTTAAATGGCAGTAAGCCACGACCACGGCTACGTGTTCCTTCAGGAAACATCCAAACTGAAATCTTACGAGATTTAATCTGCTCGGCAACTTGGGAAATGGTGTTATGCGCTTTCGAACGGTTACCACGGTCAATTAAAATATTTCCCGTGATCCAATACAAGAAACCAAAGAATGGGATCAAAACAAGGCTCTTTTTACCCACAGTAACGGTTCTTGGCTGAACACCATTCGACATAGTGACCATGTCATAGTTATTTTGGTGGTTACCGATATAAATACTTGGACCGTAATCCTTAGCTTTTGCCGGAACGCGGTCAATCATTTTAATACCGAGCACATGAGACAAGCGCCCAAACATATGGCCAAACGTCATCACATGTCTTGGATTACGTGGGCTAAATAGGCAATAGATACTGCCGCCTATACACACAAAAATCGTAAATATGATCACAATGATAGCTCTAATTAGCGCTAGCATAATATTCCTTAGCTTATGAAAAGGGCTTTAACCAAGCCCTTGAATTATTGTTATTTTTACTCTATACCCGCAGAATCAACATCAATACGCTCAATGTTATGTAAACCACGCGGTAACGATGTTCCTTTACGTCCACGCTCTGCACGGTATTTCTGTAAGTCTTCTGATTTAAATTTCAGTTTACGCTTACCGAAATAGAGTGTGATCGAGGCTTGCGGTGGGATCACCATTAACCAAACCAGTAAGTCTTCACCACTTGCGGCTTGCGCCCCTGTGATGTTAATGATTTTATTCCCCTTCCCTTTGGATAATTGAGGGAGGTCAGACACTGGGAATAATAACATGCGACCGGCTTTCGTGATGGCTAATAACAAATCTTCTTTTTCGTTATTTAGCTCAATCGGTGCCATTACTTTTGCATTTTCAGGTAACGATATCAACGCCTTACCGGTTTTATTTTTTGTCACCAAATCATTAAAGGTACAAATAAAACCATAACCCGCATCAGATGCCATTAAGTATTTCTGCTCTTCCGGCGCCATCAGCACATGCTCAATAGTCGCACCCGGTGGAAGTGTTAATTTCCCCGTTAACGGCTCGCCTTGGCTACGTGCAGAAGGTAACTCCAGCGGGTCGACAGAATAGCTACGTCCAGTGGTATCAAGGAATACCGCCGCTTGATTAGACTTACCACGGGCGGCGCCTTTGAAACTATCTCCCGCTTTGTAGCTCAGATTACTTGGCTCGATATCATGCCCTTTCGCACTACGCACCCAACCCATGTCAGACAAGACGACAGTAATCGGCTCCGATGGCAGAATTTCATGCTCGCTAAGTGCTTTGGCTTCTTCACGCTCTTGCAGCGGCGAACGGCGCTCGTCACCATAAGCTTTAGCATCCGCCTGAATCTCTTTTTTAATCAAGGTATTCAGACGAGCTTCAGAACCTAAAATCGCTTGTAACTCATCACGCTCTTTGGCTAATTCATCCTGTTCACCACGAATTTTCATCTCTTCGAGTTTCGCTAAGTGACGCAGTTTTAATTCTAAAATCGCTTCAGCTTGGGTATCGCTAATATTAAAGCGTGACATTAAGACGGCCTTTGGCTCATCTTCATTACGAATGATTTCAATAACTTCATCGATATTCAAATAAGCGATGAGTAAGCCATCCAAAATATGCAGGCGTCTTAATACTTTTTCTAAACGGTGGTTTAAGCGATTACGTACCGTTTGACGACGATACGTAATCCACTCAGTGAGGATCTCTACCAGCCCTTTCACTGCCGGACGGTTATCTAAGCCAATCATGTTTAAGTTAACACGGTAGCTTCTTTCAAGATCTGTCGTTGCAAACAAGTGGGTCATCACTTGATCAAGATCCACGCGGTTGCTGCGCGGAACGATCACTAAGCGCGTTGGGTTTTCATGATCCGATTCATCACGTAGATCTTCCACCATTGGCAGCTTTTTCGCGCGCATCTGGTTCGCAATTTGCTCAAGGATTTTAGCGCCGGAAACCTGATGAGGTAGCGCAGTAATAACCGCATTACCATCTTCTTTTTCCCATACCGCACGCATACGCACTGAGCCACGACCGTTTTGGTAAACCTTACGGATATCTTCCGGTGACGAGATAATTTCAGCTTCCGTTGGGTAATCGGGTCCCGGAATAAACTGCATGATCTCATCAAGATTTAACTTTGGTTTTTCCAGTAGCGCCACCAGCGCACTTGCCACTTCGCGGGCATTGTGTGGTGGAATATCGGTCGCCATACCTACGGCGATCCCGGTGGTACCATTTAATAAAATATTTGGCAGACGGGCAGGCAACATTTTCGGTTCATTTAATGTACCGTCAAAGTTAGGTACCCAATCAACGGTACCGTGACCTAATTCGCTAAGTAGAACTTCTGCATATTTTGATAAACGAGATTCGGTATAACGCATCGCAGCGAAGGATTTCGGATCATCCGGAGCCCCCCAGTTTCCTTGACCATCAACCAAAGGATAACGGTAGGAGAATGGCTGCGCCATCAACACCATCGCTTCATAACAGGCGCTATCACCGTGCGGATGATATTTACCTAATACGTCACCGACGGTTCTGGCTGATTTTTTATATTTGGCCGTGTTGCTCAGCCCCAATTCGGACATGGCATACACAATTCGGCGCTGAACTGGTTTAAGTCCATCACCGATAAATGGCAACGCCCTATCCATGATGACGTACATCGAGTAGTTCAGATAGGCGTTTTCAGTAAAGGCATGAAGCGGTAAACGCTCCACACCGTCATGAGTAATTTCACTCATTCAATACGTTCCTTACTCTTATTCATCCGATTATGATCAGACATCAATTTCTGCCGTATCGCCTTTTTCTTGCAGCCAGTTACGACGATCTTCTGAGCGTTTTTTAGCCAGAAGCATGTCCATCTTCGACATGGTTTCTGTGTAATTATCATCATCGATAGTTAACTGAACGAGGCGGCGAGTATTTGGATCTAACGTCGTTTCACGCAGTTGTGGCGGGTTCATTTCGCCCAATCCTTTAAAGCGCTGGACGTTTGGTTTGCCTTTTTTACGGCTTAATCTTTCCAATACCGCATTTTTTTCACTTTCGTCTAATGCGTAGTAAGTCTCTTTGCCTAAATCGATACGATACAGTGGCGGCATTGCCATATAGACATGCCCTTCTTTGACCAATTTAGGGAAATGGCGCACAAACAAAGCGCACAGCAATGTGGCAATGTGCAGACCATCGGAGTCCGCATCCGCGAGGATACAGACTTTCCCGTATCGTAGCTGAGAAATATCTTCGCTATCAGGATCCATACCAATCGCGACAGAAATATCGTGAACTTCTTGGGAAGCTAAAACTTCGTCAGAAGAGACTTCCCATGTATTGAGGATCTTACCGCGCAGCGGCATGATGGCTTGGTATTCACGATCACGTGCTTGTTTTGCCGATCCACCTGCCGAGTCCCCTTCCACTAAGAACAGTTCCGTCATGGAGAGATCTTGAGAGCTACAATCCGCTAATTTACCTGGTAATGCTGGACCACTCGTGAGTTTCTTACGCACCACTTTTTTCGCCGCACGCAAGCGACGCTGAGCGCTAGAAATCGCCATTTCAGCCAGTTGCTCAGCGACTTGAACATTCTGGTTTAGCCATAAGCTAAAGGCATCTTTCACCACGCCAGAAACGAAAGCCGCACATTGACGAGAAGAGAGACGCTCTTTAGTTTGTCCTGCAAATTGCGGATCTTGCATTTTAACAGATAAAACATAGGCGCAGCGATCCCAAATATCATCCGCAGATAACTTCACTCCGCGCGGCAAAATATTACGGAATTCACAGAATTCACGCATCGCATCGAGTAAGCCTTGGCGTAACCCATTAACATGAGTACCGCCCTGCGCTGTTGGGATCAAGTTAACATAGCTTTCCGTCAGTAGCTCGCCACCTTCTGGCAACCATAATAGCGCCCATTGAGCGGCTTCAACTTCCGCAGAGAATTCACCCGTAAACGGCTTGGCAGGCAGTGCTTCAAAGCCATCCACTGATTCCATTAAGTAGTCGGTTAACCCATCGCTATAGCACCAGCTTTGCTCAGTTTCATTGAGCAGATCCTTAAACGTAATTTGTACGCCAGGGCATAAAACAGCTTTTGCTTTTAAGTTATGCATTAAACGTGAAACGGAGAAACGCGGGCTATCAAAATAGCTTTCATCAGGCCAGAAGTGGACACTGGTTCCGGTGTTGCGCTTGCCACAAGTACCAATGACTTGTAAATCTTCGACTTTTTCACCATTTTCAAACGCAATTTGATAAACCTGACCATCACGGCGCACTGTGACTTCAATACGTTTTGATAACGCATTGACCACGGAGATACCAACACCGTGCAAACCACCCGAAAATTGATAGTTTTTATTGGAGAATTTTCCCCCAGCATGCAGTTGCCCTAAAATCAGCTCAACCGCGGAGACTTTCATTTCTGGGTGGATATCAACAGGCATACCACGCCCATCATCAATCACTTCGAGGGATTGATCGGGGTATAAAATCACTTGGATGTGTCCGGCATGTCCAGCTAAGGCTTCATCGACACTGTTATCAATTACTTCTTGAGCCAAATGGTTCGGTCGGCTGGTGTCGGTATACATGCCAGGACGACGGCGAACAGGCTCCAAACCACTGAGAACTTCAATGTCCTCTGCGTTATAACTAGATTGAGTCATGTTGTCATTCTGCGGTAATAGATGATTAATTGAACTATACCCTAAATAATTCAAGAAGATTGGGTATATTCAATCAGTGAATTACTG encodes:
- the folA gene encoding type 3 dihydrofolate reductase, encoding MNISLIAAMAFDQVIGMENAMPWNLPGDLAWFKRQTLNKPVIMGRVTYESLGRPLPQRVNIVLSSQAGTETGVIWVKSVEEALEAAKAVEGADEIMVIGGGKVYQQFLPIANKLYLTHVDAEVIGDTHFPAYEPDEWDSIFTEYHEADEANSHGFCIEVLTRRV
- a CDS encoding LysE family translocator; translated protein: MYQTSIMVATIAALGMISPGPDFFLIIKNATRYQRSAAMMTAFGIIVAIALHMSYCVAGLAVLITTTPWLFNILKYAGAAYLIWIGLKSLMPQKAKSIDLMNNQHEHVTFKQAFMQGFLCNVLNPKATLFFLAIFTQVLNVDSTFSEKLWFAFIIWGLAVIYWPILVCLIQSAPVRKGLAKVQKYVDKILGVVLVAFGIRVALS
- the ftsP gene encoding cell division protein FtsP, translated to MLFSRCRSLLISGLAVCLLQVSTYASAEGTTALPVPPLLESRSGQPLFLTLQKIHWSFDGKYSAEVLGINGFYPGPTIRVKNGDDLKLIYSNRLPDAVSMTISGLQIPGTQIGGAARQISPNADWSPVIPIRQNAATLWYHANTQGKMGEQIYNGLLGMWIIDDDSTKELRLPKHYGVDDFPIIIQDKRLDNFGVPEYHTDENGFLGDTLVVNGVQDPYIEVSRGWVRLRLLNASNSRRYVMKISDGRPFVMIASDQGLLTVPASVQELSLAPGERREVLIDMAKTAELTITAGESASLMDRVKGLFEPSNNLISTNVLTIKATGLMSLVTDDVPKQLALDTTQITSSITNRDIQLNDPVGINGVKLDTGRVDITSRQGSWERWNVSSEQPQSFHIEGVRFKVINCNGQPAQPDNFGWKDTVWIDGRCELLVQMLQPSYNHFPFLFYSQNLEKADLGSAGQLVITPEDSSN
- a CDS encoding 1-acylglycerol-3-phosphate O-acyltransferase, whose product is MLALIRAIIVIIFTIFVCIGGSIYCLFSPRNPRHVMTFGHMFGRLSHVLGIKMIDRVPAKAKDYGPSIYIGNHQNNYDMVTMSNGVQPRTVTVGKKSLVLIPFFGFLYWITGNILIDRGNRSKAHNTISQVAEQIKSRKISVWMFPEGTRSRGRGLLPFKTGAFHAAIAAGVPIVPVCVSTTQNKISLNRWNNGHVIIEMLEPIDTSKYSKDQVRELAEYCHDLMENKIKELDKEVEELNKR
- the parC gene encoding DNA topoisomerase IV subunit A, with translation MSEITHDGVERLPLHAFTENAYLNYSMYVIMDRALPFIGDGLKPVQRRIVYAMSELGLSNTAKYKKSARTVGDVLGKYHPHGDSACYEAMVLMAQPFSYRYPLVDGQGNWGAPDDPKSFAAMRYTESRLSKYAEVLLSELGHGTVDWVPNFDGTLNEPKMLPARLPNILLNGTTGIAVGMATDIPPHNAREVASALVALLEKPKLNLDEIMQFIPGPDYPTEAEIISSPEDIRKVYQNGRGSVRMRAVWEKEDGNAVITALPHQVSGAKILEQIANQMRAKKLPMVEDLRDESDHENPTRLVIVPRSNRVDLDQVMTHLFATTDLERSYRVNLNMIGLDNRPAVKGLVEILTEWITYRRQTVRNRLNHRLEKVLRRLHILDGLLIAYLNIDEVIEIIRNEDEPKAVLMSRFNISDTQAEAILELKLRHLAKLEEMKIRGEQDELAKERDELQAILGSEARLNTLIKKEIQADAKAYGDERRSPLQEREEAKALSEHEILPSEPITVVLSDMGWVRSAKGHDIEPSNLSYKAGDSFKGAARGKSNQAAVFLDTTGRSYSVDPLELPSARSQGEPLTGKLTLPPGATIEHVLMAPEEQKYLMASDAGYGFICTFNDLVTKNKTGKALISLPENAKVMAPIELNNEKEDLLLAITKAGRMLLFPVSDLPQLSKGKGNKIINITGAQAASGEDLLVWLMVIPPQASITLYFGKRKLKFKSEDLQKYRAERGRKGTSLPRGLHNIERIDVDSAGIE
- the parE gene encoding DNA topoisomerase IV subunit B codes for the protein MTQSSYNAEDIEVLSGLEPVRRRPGMYTDTSRPNHLAQEVIDNSVDEALAGHAGHIQVILYPDQSLEVIDDGRGMPVDIHPEMKVSAVELILGQLHAGGKFSNKNYQFSGGLHGVGISVVNALSKRIEVTVRRDGQVYQIAFENGEKVEDLQVIGTCGKRNTGTSVHFWPDESYFDSPRFSVSRLMHNLKAKAVLCPGVQITFKDLLNETEQSWCYSDGLTDYLMESVDGFEALPAKPFTGEFSAEVEAAQWALLWLPEGGELLTESYVNLIPTAQGGTHVNGLRQGLLDAMREFCEFRNILPRGVKLSADDIWDRCAYVLSVKMQDPQFAGQTKERLSSRQCAAFVSGVVKDAFSLWLNQNVQVAEQLAEMAISSAQRRLRAAKKVVRKKLTSGPALPGKLADCSSQDLSMTELFLVEGDSAGGSAKQARDREYQAIMPLRGKILNTWEVSSDEVLASQEVHDISVAIGMDPDSEDISQLRYGKVCILADADSDGLHIATLLCALFVRHFPKLVKEGHVYMAMPPLYRIDLGKETYYALDESEKNAVLERLSRKKGKPNVQRFKGLGEMNPPQLRETTLDPNTRRLVQLTIDDDNYTETMSKMDMLLAKKRSEDRRNWLQEKGDTAEIDV